In one window of Candidatus Omnitrophota bacterium DNA:
- a CDS encoding tetratricopeptide repeat protein, with translation MSLDFWKKLSILVGLMAIAMIFGVTIFMANLEIKDLDLWLHIGTGRYIVENGFVPSQDVLSCTIAGKDWVNHEWLFQVLIYWIDKFWGPDGLIFMQVLLVTVTMAVLLLLGYNNEKQLGVIFCLLLVSLIYHGRFTIRPDLYSLLFFALFIYIMSLCLDRRWSVWALFGIQVLWANMHGFFFFGPLFVMIGLFAEWLKRHAPLPYEWNHSGRLTNEEYRRLKWILVAVVAACLLNPLTFQGAWYPIGVFMQISGESKIFFDKIVELKRPITQGNIFSLEPYPYYRLLILLSFISFVYNRRKLDIGVLVFWIVFLVFSLSAVRNLVFFAFAAYLVFVTNALSISLRDIVPIRITDKKFIHLTAIFIKGFLIVWMLQFISDASLNGYYDFDKYERKSEFGGVSQRIYPQKAADFLVDNKVKGNFFNDFNSGAYLVGRTSPDIKVFIDGRTEVYGPAFFKFYQSIWEKDNDEEFAKAMEKYRITGVFFSSVHSHIPKNDLNYMYRNPDWSVVYFDFDGVIFLKNIPEHQAVIDKHKIDLAQWKAKELNLYRLGAAQVVAYQNTNRAYTLDALGLDGPALAEAQAAVKVNPSHHEPYKMIGAIYGRQKEYQKAFENFRLAALFATHDQKIRENMAQALFDLNEYEHAVSQYQRVIEMWPGDPKNYFLLARAYAHDGKYEDAVKTVRQGFRMNPHAVEDMMMLGNFLIEKNQRKPAQEVFSALSEAKKEDAAVLRRLGDVYEALGDRESARELNERILNLSTQNQAVSNGVQPGN, from the coding sequence ATGAGCCTGGATTTTTGGAAAAAATTGAGCATTCTGGTCGGTCTGATGGCCATCGCCATGATTTTCGGCGTTACGATCTTCATGGCCAATCTTGAGATCAAGGACCTCGACCTGTGGCTTCACATCGGGACGGGGCGCTACATCGTTGAGAACGGTTTTGTCCCCTCTCAGGACGTGCTGTCCTGCACGATCGCCGGCAAGGACTGGGTGAACCACGAGTGGCTCTTTCAGGTCCTGATTTATTGGATCGACAAGTTCTGGGGGCCGGACGGGCTGATTTTCATGCAGGTGCTCCTTGTGACCGTCACGATGGCGGTCCTCCTGCTGTTGGGGTACAACAACGAGAAACAACTCGGTGTGATTTTTTGTCTCTTATTGGTCAGTCTTATCTATCACGGTCGGTTCACCATCCGTCCGGATCTGTACAGCCTGCTCTTTTTTGCCTTGTTCATTTACATCATGTCGCTCTGCCTGGACCGCCGTTGGTCGGTCTGGGCCCTGTTCGGGATCCAGGTCCTCTGGGCCAATATGCACGGGTTCTTTTTCTTCGGGCCGCTGTTTGTGATGATCGGCCTTTTCGCCGAGTGGCTCAAACGCCATGCGCCTCTGCCCTACGAGTGGAACCATTCCGGACGGCTGACAAACGAGGAATACCGGCGGCTCAAATGGATCCTGGTCGCGGTGGTGGCCGCGTGTCTCCTGAATCCGCTGACGTTCCAGGGCGCCTGGTATCCGATCGGCGTCTTCATGCAAATTTCGGGAGAGTCCAAGATATTTTTCGACAAGATTGTGGAACTGAAGCGGCCGATCACCCAGGGGAATATTTTTTCTCTCGAGCCGTACCCTTATTACCGGCTTCTGATCCTTTTGTCGTTCATCAGTTTTGTTTATAACCGCCGGAAGCTCGACATCGGCGTTCTTGTCTTCTGGATCGTTTTTCTCGTCTTTTCTCTCTCCGCGGTCCGGAACCTGGTGTTCTTTGCTTTCGCCGCCTACCTGGTGTTCGTCACCAATGCCTTGAGCATCTCGTTGCGGGATATCGTGCCCATCCGGATCACGGACAAAAAGTTCATCCATTTGACGGCGATTTTTATCAAGGGATTTTTGATCGTCTGGATGCTTCAGTTTATCTCCGACGCGTCTTTGAACGGTTATTATGATTTCGACAAATATGAACGCAAAAGCGAATTCGGCGGAGTGTCTCAGCGCATTTATCCCCAAAAAGCCGCCGATTTTCTTGTGGACAACAAGGTCAAAGGTAACTTTTTCAATGACTTCAATTCGGGGGCGTATCTGGTGGGGCGAACCTCGCCCGACATCAAGGTCTTTATCGACGGCCGCACAGAGGTCTACGGCCCCGCGTTTTTCAAATTCTACCAAAGCATCTGGGAAAAGGACAATGACGAGGAGTTTGCCAAGGCCATGGAGAAGTACCGGATCACCGGGGTCTTTTTCAGCTCCGTCCACAGCCATATCCCCAAAAACGATCTCAATTACATGTACCGTAACCCGGACTGGTCGGTGGTCTATTTTGATTTTGACGGGGTGATCTTTTTGAAAAATATCCCCGAGCATCAGGCGGTCATCGACAAGCACAAGATTGATCTCGCCCAATGGAAAGCCAAAGAACTCAATTTGTATCGCCTGGGGGCGGCCCAGGTCGTCGCGTATCAAAACACAAACAGGGCTTACACCCTGGATGCCCTGGGCCTGGACGGCCCGGCGCTGGCCGAGGCCCAGGCGGCCGTGAAGGTGAACCCCAGCCACCACGAGCCTTATAAAATGATCGGCGCGATTTACGGCCGGCAGAAAGAGTACCAAAAGGCCTTTGAGAATTTCCGCCTGGCGGCGCTGTTCGCAACCCACGATCAGAAAATCCGGGAGAATATGGCGCAGGCGCTCTTTGACCTGAACGAATACGAGCATGCCGTGAGCCAGTATCAGCGGGTCATTGAGATGTGGCCGGGCGATCCGAAAAATTATTTCCTTCTGGCCAGGGCTTACGCGCATGACGGCAAGTATGAAGACGCGGTCAAGACGGTCCGGCAGGGATTCCGGATGAACCCCCATGCCGTTGAGGATATGATGATGCTTGGCAATTTTTTGATTGAAAAAAACCAGCGGAAGCCGGCGCAGGAAGTGTTCTCCGCTTTGTCGGAGGCCAAGAAAGAAGACGCCGCGGTGCTCCGCAGGCTGGGCGACGTCTATGAGGCCCTGGGGGACAGGGAGTCGGCCCGGGAATTGAACGAGCGGATCCTGAATCTTTCTACGCAAAATCAGGCCGTTTCCAACGGCGTCCAGCCGGGAAATTGA
- a CDS encoding ATP-binding cassette domain-containing protein, translating to MLVELKNIKKYFRVRKDLPWVPAQDVRAVDGVDLSIREGEHLGLVGESGSGKTTLGRILLRLLSPDSGRIVFCGRDISGFSPNQMRPLRKDMQMVFQDPYTSLDPRFSIRNTLQEAMTFLPDLSRKERDERMREALSAVHLPEGALERYPHEFSGGERQRIAIARAVIMRPKLIVLDEAVSSLDVLVQEEIIQLLQDLRGKYALTYLFISHNLRVIKKLCFKITVMCQGKILESGPCEEVFRQPMHGYTQQLLRAAIDYQSSPRDNKPAADPGASMVHRGNDHWVLE from the coding sequence ATGCTTGTTGAACTGAAAAACATCAAAAAATATTTTCGCGTCCGCAAAGACCTGCCGTGGGTTCCGGCGCAGGATGTCCGCGCCGTTGACGGTGTCGACCTGTCCATCCGCGAAGGAGAGCACCTGGGCCTGGTGGGGGAATCCGGAAGCGGCAAGACGACGCTGGGGCGGATCCTTCTGCGTCTGCTGTCCCCGGATTCAGGCCGCATTGTTTTTTGCGGCCGGGATATTTCCGGTTTTTCCCCGAATCAGATGAGGCCTTTGCGCAAGGACATGCAGATGGTCTTTCAAGACCCGTATACAAGCCTGGACCCCCGGTTTTCGATCCGGAACACCCTGCAGGAAGCCATGACCTTTCTTCCGGATTTGTCGCGGAAAGAGCGGGACGAAAGGATGAGGGAGGCCTTGAGCGCCGTTCACCTCCCGGAGGGGGCCCTGGAGCGGTATCCCCATGAATTCAGCGGAGGGGAACGCCAGCGGATCGCCATCGCCCGGGCGGTGATCATGCGTCCCAAGCTGATTGTTCTGGACGAGGCCGTGTCCTCGCTGGACGTCCTGGTGCAGGAGGAGATCATCCAATTGCTCCAGGACCTGCGGGGGAAATACGCCCTGACATATTTGTTTATTTCCCATAATCTGCGCGTCATCAAAAAACTGTGCTTCAAGATCACGGTCATGTGCCAGGGGAAAATCCTGGAGAGCGGCCCCTGCGAAGAGGTTTTCCGGCAGCCGATGCACGGCTATACGCAGCAATTATTGAGGGCGGCCATTGACTATCAATCCTCGCCAAGAGATAATAAACCTGCCGCAGATCCCGGCGCGTCCATGGTGCACCGTGGCAACGATCACTGGGTCCTGGAATAA
- a CDS encoding ABC transporter ATP-binding protein translates to MADDLLVVKDLTVEVIGSGRPRPIVKDVSFRLSAASILALVGGSGSGKTTTGLSILRLLPPALRIVRGEIVFGGQSLLGLDGESMRRLRGRRLGMVFQEPLSAMNPVFSVGEQIEEVLRFHTDLAGQKRREAVLDLLDRVEIPDPRRVYQSYPHQLSGGMRQRAMIAQAIAASPGLIIADEPTSSLDVTLQVRIMDLFRKLRKEMDLSIVLITHDLGVVAHLADEAVVLSGGEVVESGSVAQVLGSPKHPYTCRLLETLKV, encoded by the coding sequence CGGATCCGGACGTCCCCGGCCTATCGTCAAAGACGTGAGTTTCCGCCTTTCCGCGGCCTCGATCCTGGCGCTTGTGGGCGGGTCGGGGAGCGGCAAGACCACAACGGGCCTGTCGATCCTGCGGCTGCTGCCGCCGGCGCTGCGCATTGTCAGGGGGGAGATCGTTTTTGGCGGGCAATCCCTTCTGGGGCTTGACGGGGAGAGCATGCGGCGCCTGCGGGGCCGGAGGCTCGGCATGGTGTTCCAGGAGCCATTGTCGGCGATGAACCCTGTCTTTTCGGTAGGGGAGCAGATCGAAGAGGTCCTGCGGTTCCATACGGACCTGGCGGGGCAAAAGCGGAGAGAGGCGGTGCTTGATCTTTTGGACCGGGTCGAGATTCCCGATCCCCGGCGGGTTTATCAAAGTTATCCGCACCAGTTGAGCGGAGGGATGCGCCAGCGGGCCATGATCGCCCAGGCCATCGCGGCGTCTCCGGGCCTGATCATCGCGGATGAACCGACGAGCAGTCTGGATGTGACCCTCCAGGTGAGGATCATGGACCTTTTCCGGAAATTGCGCAAGGAGATGGACCTTTCCATCGTCCTGATCACGCACGACCTGGGCGTCGTGGCGCATCTGGCCGATGAAGCGGTCGTGCTTTCCGGCGGAGAAGTCGTGGAGTCCGGATCCGTTGCGCAGGTGCTGGGGTCACCGAAGCATCCGTACACCTGCCGGCTGCTGGAGACGTTGAAGGTTTGA